From Podospora bellae-mahoneyi strain CBS 112042 chromosome 3, whole genome shotgun sequence, the proteins below share one genomic window:
- the SFL1 gene encoding Flocculation suppression protein (COG:K; EggNog:ENOG503NY3V), whose product MAAAIDRAPRNHLDEGSEDSMGARTIPIIAPTIQMSAPSPGEPMDITTPTNSSAPQSATKSPDSDVNASGGIASNESNERLQPIQAQINSNHHNHQASSENNIIMPAPVAAAPAVHQPKIVQTAFIHKLYNMLEDKTIQHLISWTQSSESFVMQPSHEFSKVLAQYFKHTNISSFVRQLNMYGFHKVSDVFAHGTPDSTMWEFKHGNGNFKRGDLVGLREIKRRASRHALVHREYSNQKPAPSQPGTPAEPMPPMQEGGDPRVNSIEHTLYDLSARLQRQEENSQFMQIKNQAIMDTVSRLLQFNQDLSRAVMALSPSPDNPIHRDVSSLQIEVQRQMEIFRSLEEPHEPLFASTRPYFANIENAPVSPRQLPQDDPRRSNLAVPQPRGPNYYHDHRPAVPSGLSVSTRRPYGSIGGNSTGQSSPSSNRAPAPPPPPGPHHLSNPDLHPGALGRRHTSADIRAHGWQPQPPPPFSGPPSSQWPSSPSRLPPPPESQHLRDTFSHYSLQPSSQPHSRPATPPAPPFSNGNPPAADTFNNWSWNSANRENKNLSVRDHSAPPTRRGSMAHILNPTDTAEREDEDMDPRGDDDRKRKRLQ is encoded by the exons ATGGCCGCGGCTATTGATCGAGCGCCGAGGAATCATTTGGACGAAGGGTCTGAGGACTCGATGGGCGCGAGGACGATACCAATCATTGCGCCTACCATCCAGATGTCTGCACCCTCTCCGGGCGAGCCCAtggacatcaccacccctaCGAACTCCTCTGCACCCCAATCTGCCACCAAGAGCCCCGATAGCGACGTGAATGCCAGCGGCGGCATCGCCAGTAACGAGTCGAACGAGCGTCTACAGCCCATCCAGGCCCAGATCAACAGCaatcaccacaaccatcaagCTTCCTCCGAGAATAACATCATCATGCCGGCCCCCGTAGCCGCAGCCCCGGCTGTCCACCAGCCCAAGATTGTTCAGACAGCCTTTATTCACAAGCTTTACAA CATGCTGGAAGACAAGACGATCCAGCACCTCATTTCTTGGACCCAGAGCTCCGAGAGCTTCGTGATGCAGCCCTCACATGAGTTTTCCAAAGTGCTAGC TCAATATTTCAAGCATACCAATATCTCTTCATTTGTGCGGCAGCTCAACATGTACGGCTTCCATAAGG TGAGTGACGTGTTTGCTCATGGGACTCCCGACTCGACCATGTGGGAGTTTAAGCATGGGAACGGCAACTTCAAGCGGGGAGACCTGGTTGGTCTGCGGGAAATCAAGCGCCGGGCCTCGCGACATGCGCTGGTTCACAGAGAATACAGCAACCAGAAGCCAGCGCCATCTCAGCCTGGCACTCCGGCCGAGCCAATGCCTCCCATGCAAGAAGGCGGCGACCCAAGGGTGAACAGCATCGAGCACACTCTCTACGACCTCAGTGCTCGTCTTCAGCGCCAGGAAGAAAACTCGCAGTTCATGCAGATCAAGAACCAGGCCATCATGGACACGGTGAGCCGGCTGCTGCAGTTTAATCAAGACCTGTCACGCGCCGTGATGGCCCTTTCGCCGAGCCCTGATAACCCGATACACCGGGACG TATCATCACTGCAGATCGAGGTGCAGCGGCAAATGGAGATATTCCGCAGCCTCGAGGAACCCCACGAGCCGTTGTTCGCCAGCACCCGTCCCTACTTTGCCAACATCGAAAACGCGCCCGTCTCGCCTCGCCAGCTGCCCCAGGACGATCCCCGCAGGTCTAATCTCGCAGTCCCCCAGCCCCGAGGGCCAAATTATTACCATGACCACCGCCCCGCGGTGCCCTCTGGGTTGTCGGTGAGCACCCGGAGACCATATGGTTCGATAGGAGGAAATTCCACAGGCCAATCTTCGCCGTCTTCCAATCGGGCACctgctccgccgccaccgcccgGGCCACACCACCTGTCAAATCCCGATCTGCATCCCGGTGCTCTGGGTCGAAGGCACACCTCAGCTGATATCCGTGCTCATGGTtggcaaccccaaccacctcccccgttTTCCGGACCACCTTCGTCCCAATGGCCATCGTCACCCAGCCggctcccaccaccccccgagAGCCAGCATCTCAGGGATACCTTTTCTCACTATTCTCTGCAACCCTCGTCCCAACCTCATTCCCGTCCGGCCACTCCCCCAGCGCCCCCATTTTCCAATGGAAACCCACCTGCCGCCGACACGTTTAACAACTGGTCCTGGAACTCTGCCAATCGGGAGAATAAGAACCTGTCAGTGAGGGATCACTCGGCGCCGCCGACGAGACGAGGAAGCATGGCTCATATTTTGAACCCGACTGACACggctgagagggaggatgaggatatgGACCCCCGGGGTGATGACGACcgaaagaggaagaggctgcAGTGA